In Electrophorus electricus isolate fEleEle1 chromosome 18, fEleEle1.pri, whole genome shotgun sequence, one genomic interval encodes:
- the LOC113586210 gene encoding uncharacterized protein LOC113586210 isoform X1, with protein MGNLGDERLTEAHCLWALCSHPCCWEAERRVVKGLPRRAAGAPTKRCTVDESLPRLSVVDVSDWAGRTEHPERRLLCKTVGSRRSVPEGSAYNFPWSPLRPQKEKFKSAGPALPVPSSVGPTAHTSGTKDKGVKLNTAQIGPLIGCESPWGLGSLVLWVPNPRRIPESLTLKRAKSPHCAVKEIICLPACLPQKTPKVSGKSEGVKKSVRFQLPLTSRPRRQARFASLDQSAALEAQLDSATVSSGSDEEEAGIITGPSHPPTECGAPRESSSFLLRNTPVVLHCGQERAAKRASKVAPASLYKLDSKTGKEHVDWENLKGQAYLWKRHNIPQQKECRDRFCPPGAAKTLETPGLCTASKVSFQPPLRSQASGAWYCIKGIWHYQQECQPSTAAETHTLPTMFDTTMEAEHSLLHKVLDTGEKSERQKGSKDSVTPFNSALYCRCPAQAQHDGECEGPVVQAALAFTGEAVPCSCAGPAHSLSLLSGPLEPWRGLSSTDRGPEHKGHRLPPPSIRSL; from the exons ATGGGCAACCTCGGCGATGAGCGCCTGACCGAGGCGCACTGTTTGTGGGCCCTGTGTTCACATCCGTGCTGCTGGGAGGCCGAGCGGCGCGTCGTTAAAGGGCTTCCTCGCCGCGCCGCCGGGGCCCCCACTAAGCGTTGTACTGTCGATG AGAGTCTGCCACGTCTGAGCGTGGTCGATGTTTCGGATTGGGCTGGCAGAACAGAGCACCCTGAGCGGAGGCTCCTGTGCAAGACCGTTGGTTCACGCAGATCTGTACCGGAAGGTTCTGCCTACAATTTTCCCTGGTCACCTCTGCGTCCACAGAAGGAGAAGTTTAAAAG tgCAGGTCCTGCCCTCCCTGTTCCTAGTTCAGTAGgtcccacagcacacaccagtgGCACCAAAGACAAGGGAGTAAag TTGAACACAGCTCAGATCGGCCCTCTGATTGGTTGTGAATCGCCGTGGGGATTAGGCTCCTTAGTCTTGTGGGTCCCAAACCCTCGTCGGATACCGGAGAGTCTTACCCTGAAGAG GGCAAAATCTCCACACTGTGCAGTGAAGGAGATCATCTGTCTCCCAGCCTGTCTGCCACAGAAGACTCCTAAAGTG AGTGGCAAATCTGAAGGAGTGAAGAAAAGCGTGCGTTTCCAGCTGCCCTTGACCTCTCGTCCCAGGCGCCAAGCCAGGTTCGCCTCTCTAGATCAGAGCGCCGCCCTAGAGGCTCAGCTTGACTCAGCCACAGTCAGCAGTGgcagtgatgaagaggaggcaGGCATCATCACTGGGCCCAGCCATCCACCCACTGAGTGCGGAGCCCCCAGAGAGAGCAGTTCCTTCCTGCTGAGGAACACGCCTGTAGTGCTCCACTGTGGCCAGGAGAGGGCAGCCAAGAGAGCAAGCAAAGTTGCTCCAGCCTCCCTCTACAAACTGGACAGCAAG ACTGGCAAGGAGCATGTTGATTGGGAGAACCTGAAAGGGCAGGCGTACCTGTGGAAAAGGCATAACATCCCTCAGCAGAAAGAGTGCAGGGACAGATTTTGTCCACCAGGGGCCGCCAAAACTCTGGAGACTCCTGGCCTGTGCACTGCTTCTAAAGTGAGTTTTCAACCCCCGCTCCGAAGCCAAGCATCTGGAG cgTGGTACTGTATAAAGGGGATATGGCACTATCAGCAGGAGTGTCAGCCTagcacagcagcagagacacacacactccccactaTGTTTGACACTACAATGGAGGCCGAACACAGTCTTCTGCACAAA gtgctagacacaggtgagaagagtgagagacagaagggcAGTAAAGATTCCGTCACGCCCTTTAACTCTGCGCTCTACTGCAGGTGCCCCGCACAGGCACAGCATG atgGTGAGTGTGAGGGCCCAGTGGTGCAGGCTGCTCTTGCTTTCACAGGCGAGGCTGTTCCCTGTTCTTGTGCTGGCCCGGCCCACAGTCTGAGCCTCCTCAGTGGGCCACTAGAGCCCTGGAGAGGGCTGAGCTCCACAGACAGAGGCCCGGAACACAAGGGCCACCGGCTACCCCCGCCCAGCATCAGATCACTGTAG
- the LOC113586210 gene encoding uncharacterized protein LOC113586210 isoform X2 produces the protein MFRIGLAEQSTLSGGSCARPLVHADLYRKVLPTIFPGHLCVHRRRSLKGPALPVPSSVGPTAHTSGTKDKGVKLNTAQIGPLIGCESPWGLGSLVLWVPNPRRIPESLTLKRAKSPHCAVKEIICLPACLPQKTPKVSGKSEGVKKSVRFQLPLTSRPRRQARFASLDQSAALEAQLDSATVSSGSDEEEAGIITGPSHPPTECGAPRESSSFLLRNTPVVLHCGQERAAKRASKVAPASLYKLDSKTGKEHVDWENLKGQAYLWKRHNIPQQKECRDRFCPPGAAKTLETPGLCTASKVSFQPPLRSQASGAWYCIKGIWHYQQECQPSTAAETHTLPTMFDTTMEAEHSLLHKVLDTGEKSERQKGSKDSVTPFNSALYCRCPAQAQHDGECEGPVVQAALAFTGEAVPCSCAGPAHSLSLLSGPLEPWRGLSSTDRGPEHKGHRLPPPSIRSL, from the exons ATGTTTCGGATTGGGCTGGCAGAACAGAGCACCCTGAGCGGAGGCTCCTGTGCAAGACCGTTGGTTCACGCAGATCTGTACCGGAAGGTTCTGCCTACAATTTTCCCTGGTCACCTCTGCGTCCACAGAAGGAGAAGTTTAAAAG GTCCTGCCCTCCCTGTTCCTAGTTCAGTAGgtcccacagcacacaccagtgGCACCAAAGACAAGGGAGTAAag TTGAACACAGCTCAGATCGGCCCTCTGATTGGTTGTGAATCGCCGTGGGGATTAGGCTCCTTAGTCTTGTGGGTCCCAAACCCTCGTCGGATACCGGAGAGTCTTACCCTGAAGAG GGCAAAATCTCCACACTGTGCAGTGAAGGAGATCATCTGTCTCCCAGCCTGTCTGCCACAGAAGACTCCTAAAGTG AGTGGCAAATCTGAAGGAGTGAAGAAAAGCGTGCGTTTCCAGCTGCCCTTGACCTCTCGTCCCAGGCGCCAAGCCAGGTTCGCCTCTCTAGATCAGAGCGCCGCCCTAGAGGCTCAGCTTGACTCAGCCACAGTCAGCAGTGgcagtgatgaagaggaggcaGGCATCATCACTGGGCCCAGCCATCCACCCACTGAGTGCGGAGCCCCCAGAGAGAGCAGTTCCTTCCTGCTGAGGAACACGCCTGTAGTGCTCCACTGTGGCCAGGAGAGGGCAGCCAAGAGAGCAAGCAAAGTTGCTCCAGCCTCCCTCTACAAACTGGACAGCAAG ACTGGCAAGGAGCATGTTGATTGGGAGAACCTGAAAGGGCAGGCGTACCTGTGGAAAAGGCATAACATCCCTCAGCAGAAAGAGTGCAGGGACAGATTTTGTCCACCAGGGGCCGCCAAAACTCTGGAGACTCCTGGCCTGTGCACTGCTTCTAAAGTGAGTTTTCAACCCCCGCTCCGAAGCCAAGCATCTGGAG cgTGGTACTGTATAAAGGGGATATGGCACTATCAGCAGGAGTGTCAGCCTagcacagcagcagagacacacacactccccactaTGTTTGACACTACAATGGAGGCCGAACACAGTCTTCTGCACAAA gtgctagacacaggtgagaagagtgagagacagaagggcAGTAAAGATTCCGTCACGCCCTTTAACTCTGCGCTCTACTGCAGGTGCCCCGCACAGGCACAGCATG atgGTGAGTGTGAGGGCCCAGTGGTGCAGGCTGCTCTTGCTTTCACAGGCGAGGCTGTTCCCTGTTCTTGTGCTGGCCCGGCCCACAGTCTGAGCCTCCTCAGTGGGCCACTAGAGCCCTGGAGAGGGCTGAGCTCCACAGACAGAGGCCCGGAACACAAGGGCCACCGGCTACCCCCGCCCAGCATCAGATCACTGTAG
- the LOC113586210 gene encoding uncharacterized protein LOC113586210 isoform X3, with protein MGNLGDERLTEAHCLWALCSHPCCWEAERRVVKGLPRRAAGAPTKRCTVDESLPRLSVVDVSDWAGRTEHPERRLLCKTVGSRRSVPEGSAYNFPWSPLRPQKEKFKSAGPALPVPSSVGPTAHTSGTKDKGVKLNTAQIGPLIGCESPWGLGSLVLWVPNPRRIPESLTLKRAKSPHCAVKEIICLPACLPQKTPKVSGKSEGVKKSVRFQLPLTSRPRRQARFASLDQSAALEAQLDSATVSSGSDEEEAGIITGPSHPPTECGAPRESSSFLLRNTPVVLHCGQERAAKRASKVAPASLYKLDSKTGKEHVDWENLKGQAYLWKRHNIPQQKECRDRFCPPGAAKTLETPGLCTASKVSFQPPLRSQASGDGECEGPVVQAALAFTGEAVPCSCAGPAHSLSLLSGPLEPWRGLSSTDRGPEHKGHRLPPPSIRSL; from the exons ATGGGCAACCTCGGCGATGAGCGCCTGACCGAGGCGCACTGTTTGTGGGCCCTGTGTTCACATCCGTGCTGCTGGGAGGCCGAGCGGCGCGTCGTTAAAGGGCTTCCTCGCCGCGCCGCCGGGGCCCCCACTAAGCGTTGTACTGTCGATG AGAGTCTGCCACGTCTGAGCGTGGTCGATGTTTCGGATTGGGCTGGCAGAACAGAGCACCCTGAGCGGAGGCTCCTGTGCAAGACCGTTGGTTCACGCAGATCTGTACCGGAAGGTTCTGCCTACAATTTTCCCTGGTCACCTCTGCGTCCACAGAAGGAGAAGTTTAAAAG tgCAGGTCCTGCCCTCCCTGTTCCTAGTTCAGTAGgtcccacagcacacaccagtgGCACCAAAGACAAGGGAGTAAag TTGAACACAGCTCAGATCGGCCCTCTGATTGGTTGTGAATCGCCGTGGGGATTAGGCTCCTTAGTCTTGTGGGTCCCAAACCCTCGTCGGATACCGGAGAGTCTTACCCTGAAGAG GGCAAAATCTCCACACTGTGCAGTGAAGGAGATCATCTGTCTCCCAGCCTGTCTGCCACAGAAGACTCCTAAAGTG AGTGGCAAATCTGAAGGAGTGAAGAAAAGCGTGCGTTTCCAGCTGCCCTTGACCTCTCGTCCCAGGCGCCAAGCCAGGTTCGCCTCTCTAGATCAGAGCGCCGCCCTAGAGGCTCAGCTTGACTCAGCCACAGTCAGCAGTGgcagtgatgaagaggaggcaGGCATCATCACTGGGCCCAGCCATCCACCCACTGAGTGCGGAGCCCCCAGAGAGAGCAGTTCCTTCCTGCTGAGGAACACGCCTGTAGTGCTCCACTGTGGCCAGGAGAGGGCAGCCAAGAGAGCAAGCAAAGTTGCTCCAGCCTCCCTCTACAAACTGGACAGCAAG ACTGGCAAGGAGCATGTTGATTGGGAGAACCTGAAAGGGCAGGCGTACCTGTGGAAAAGGCATAACATCCCTCAGCAGAAAGAGTGCAGGGACAGATTTTGTCCACCAGGGGCCGCCAAAACTCTGGAGACTCCTGGCCTGTGCACTGCTTCTAAAGTGAGTTTTCAACCCCCGCTCCGAAGCCAAGCATCTGGAG atgGTGAGTGTGAGGGCCCAGTGGTGCAGGCTGCTCTTGCTTTCACAGGCGAGGCTGTTCCCTGTTCTTGTGCTGGCCCGGCCCACAGTCTGAGCCTCCTCAGTGGGCCACTAGAGCCCTGGAGAGGGCTGAGCTCCACAGACAGAGGCCCGGAACACAAGGGCCACCGGCTACCCCCGCCCAGCATCAGATCACTGTAG
- the LOC113586210 gene encoding uncharacterized protein LOC113586210 isoform X4 has translation MGNLGDERLTEAHCLWALCSHPCCWEAERRVVKGLPRRAAGAPTKRCTVDESLPRLSVVDVSDWAGRTEHPERRLLCKTVGSRRSVPEGSAYNFPWSPLRPQKEKFKSAGPALPVPSSVGPTAHTSGTKDKGVKLNTAQIGPLIGCESPWGLGSLVLWVPNPRRIPESLTLKRAKSPHCAVKEIICLPACLPQKTPKVSGKSEGVKKSVRFQLPLTSRPRRQARFASLDQSAALEAQLDSATVSSGSDEEEAGIITGPSHPPTECGAPRESSSFLLRNTPVVLHCGQERAAKRASKVAPASLYKLDSKTGKEHVDWENLKGQAYLWKRHNIPQQKECRDRFCPPGAAKTLETPGLCTASKVSFQPPLRSQASGGARHR, from the exons ATGGGCAACCTCGGCGATGAGCGCCTGACCGAGGCGCACTGTTTGTGGGCCCTGTGTTCACATCCGTGCTGCTGGGAGGCCGAGCGGCGCGTCGTTAAAGGGCTTCCTCGCCGCGCCGCCGGGGCCCCCACTAAGCGTTGTACTGTCGATG AGAGTCTGCCACGTCTGAGCGTGGTCGATGTTTCGGATTGGGCTGGCAGAACAGAGCACCCTGAGCGGAGGCTCCTGTGCAAGACCGTTGGTTCACGCAGATCTGTACCGGAAGGTTCTGCCTACAATTTTCCCTGGTCACCTCTGCGTCCACAGAAGGAGAAGTTTAAAAG tgCAGGTCCTGCCCTCCCTGTTCCTAGTTCAGTAGgtcccacagcacacaccagtgGCACCAAAGACAAGGGAGTAAag TTGAACACAGCTCAGATCGGCCCTCTGATTGGTTGTGAATCGCCGTGGGGATTAGGCTCCTTAGTCTTGTGGGTCCCAAACCCTCGTCGGATACCGGAGAGTCTTACCCTGAAGAG GGCAAAATCTCCACACTGTGCAGTGAAGGAGATCATCTGTCTCCCAGCCTGTCTGCCACAGAAGACTCCTAAAGTG AGTGGCAAATCTGAAGGAGTGAAGAAAAGCGTGCGTTTCCAGCTGCCCTTGACCTCTCGTCCCAGGCGCCAAGCCAGGTTCGCCTCTCTAGATCAGAGCGCCGCCCTAGAGGCTCAGCTTGACTCAGCCACAGTCAGCAGTGgcagtgatgaagaggaggcaGGCATCATCACTGGGCCCAGCCATCCACCCACTGAGTGCGGAGCCCCCAGAGAGAGCAGTTCCTTCCTGCTGAGGAACACGCCTGTAGTGCTCCACTGTGGCCAGGAGAGGGCAGCCAAGAGAGCAAGCAAAGTTGCTCCAGCCTCCCTCTACAAACTGGACAGCAAG ACTGGCAAGGAGCATGTTGATTGGGAGAACCTGAAAGGGCAGGCGTACCTGTGGAAAAGGCATAACATCCCTCAGCAGAAAGAGTGCAGGGACAGATTTTGTCCACCAGGGGCCGCCAAAACTCTGGAGACTCCTGGCCTGTGCACTGCTTCTAAAGTGAGTTTTCAACCCCCGCTCCGAAGCCAAGCATCTGGAG gtgctagacacaggtga